The genomic segment GTCACGCCGGGGGTCGCGGGTTCGAGTCCCGTCCGCTCCGCCAGTTAAGTTACTTAAATTTTGTTTATCTGTTTATACAGGTGACACAGTTTAGGAGCGGTAGTTCAGTTGGTTAGAATACCGGCCTGTCACGCCGGGGGTCGCGGGTTCGAGTCCCGTCCGCTCCGCCAAACAGATTAGCCCTTGTCATATGACAAGGGCTTTTTTGTGTCTTTAATTTAACCTACTGAATATACAATATTTATTGCCACTTTTAATACTAGCTCTTCAATGTTAATCAAATTCGATAAAATGCTATCAAACTGTCAATTACTGCTTGCTCTATAATCACATTTAGTATTTTATTAAAGGTATTAGCGTCAACATTTGATGGCATAAGTATTTAGTGTCTTTATAAGGAAATAACATGGTAGAACACATCACAGGCATGCTTGCGTTAATTGGCGTCTTGTCTCTATTGTGTCAATGGTTAGGTTGGAAGTTTCGTTTACCCGCTATTTTACCGCTACTTCTTTGTGGGTTATTACTTGGCCCAGGTCTAGATATATTAAATCCAGATGCCATTTTTGGTGATTTACTTTTCCCTATCATTTCGTTAGGTGTGGCGGTCATTTTATTTGAAGGCGCACTGACGCTCAATTTTAAAGAAATAAAAGATCACGGCAGAATGGTGACCAATTTAGTGACTTTTGGCGCTTTTATTACATGGGCTTGTATTGCACCAGCAGCACATTGGTTATTAGGTTTTGAGTGGCCTATGGCTATGTTGTTTGGCGCATTAGTTGTTGTTACGGGCCCAACAGTGATTGTTCCCATGCTGCGCACCGTGCGTCCTAAATCAAACCTTGCCAGCATATTACGCTGGGAAGGTATCGTTATTGATCCTATAGGGGCTATTCTCGCTGTTCTGGTTTATGAGTATATTGCAGTCGCCGCTGCAGCAGATCCTACGACGCATGTTTTGTCAGCTTTAGGAATGACACTTTTACTTGGTTTTGGCATGGGCGCCATTGCAGGCTACCTCATCGGTATTGCGCTAAGAACCAATGTATTTCCCCATTATCTAAAAAATACCGCAGTATTAACCCTCATGCTGGGTATGTTTGTTGGATCGAACTTGCTTCAAGAAGAATCGGGGTTATTGACGGTGACGGTCATGGGGATATGGCTTGCCAATATGCGTGGCGTCGACATTGCCGATATTTTAGAGTTTAAAGAAACGCTTACTGTACTGTTGATTTCGGCACTGTTTATTTTACTCGCCGCGCGATTAAATTCGACAGCGATGTTGGATCTAGGATGGGGAGGCGTCGGTGTATTACTGGTTGTTTTATTTATTGCCCGCCCGCTGAGTATTTGGATTTCAGGAATTGGGACAAGTTTATCTCGGGCTGATAAATGGTTTTTAAGTTGGGTAGCTCCAAGAGGTATTGTGGCTGCAGCCATATCATCACTCTTTGCCATTAAATTGGAAGCCATTGGCGTTAACGGAGCAAGTTCAATCGTACCGTTAGTGTTCTTGATCATTATAGGCACTGTGGTTATTCAAAGTCTTACTGCGAGCCCTTGGGCTAAGTTTTTGGGGGTTAAGGCTGACTCATCTCAGGGATTGCTATTATTTGGCGCGTCTAAGTTCTCTCGAGAACTAGCAAAAGTTCTGACTGATAAAAATGTTAAAGTGGTATTGGCTGATAATAACTGGGACAACATTCGCCAAGCAAGAATGGCAAATATTCCGGTGTACTTTGGTAACCCTGCATCAGAACATGCTGAAAACTTCATGGATTTAAGTGGTATCGGCAGAGTACTAATTTTATCGCCTTATCGACAATTAAACCCATTAGTAAGCTTTCATTTTCAGGATTTATTTGGCGTTAAAAAAGTATACGGCCTAAATAACGCCGAAGGTGGTAGCGCAAGACACCAATTGTCAGAATCATATTTAAAACGATTATGTTTATTTGGTGAGTCTGTATCATATGCCCGCATTGCGAGCTATATGTCAAAAGGCGCAGTAATTAAAGTGACCAACATTACCGAAAACTTCACCTTGACTCATTTTAGGGAGCGTTACGGTGAAACCGCAATGCCACTGATATATTTAACCAAAGAGCAAAAAGTTAAAATTGTCACAGGTGAAGACACTGACTTACCCGTTGGAATTGAGTTAATTAGCCTGTTACCACAAGAAGCGCAAGAGCAAGCGATTATTCAACGTAATTTAGCTGAAGCAGAAGAACAAGCCAATAAAGCTGCTCAAAAGACCCTTGACTCACAAGAGCAAACAGCAGTGCTAAACAATGAAGAAGCACCAACTGAGCAAACGTTAACTGCAGTTGATTCAGAAGGTGATGCAGAAGCTGACACTACAGTGAATAATGCAATTAATGAAAAGGACGAAACAAAGCAATAGTTTTGTAGATTAAACGTCATTATTACCAACAAAAAAAGCTTCGTCGAAACGAAGCTTTTTTATTGAGGTTTTCACTCGATATCTTAGTGTTATTGCTCAGCTAATACCGAAAGGACCACTTCATGGTGATTTTTAGTTTTGAACTTATCGAATACATGGGCAACTTTGCCATCTTGGCCAATCAAAAAGCTTAAACGATGGATACCGTCGTAAATTTTACCCATAAATTTCTTTTCACCCCATACGCCAAATGCATCGGCAACAGCGTGGTCTTCATCGCTAAGTAATGAGAAGTTTAATTCTTGCTTATCATTAAATTTAAGCAGTTTGGCCACGGGATCTGGACTTAAACCGAAAACCGTAACATTGTGATTAGCTAACTCAGCTTTACTGTCACGTAAGCCTTGTGCCTGTACTGTGCAACCTGGTGTTGATGCTTTTGGGTAAAAATAAACTAATACTGGCCCATTTTTTAATGCATCACTTAACGATACGGTTTCATCAAACTGATTTTGTAAGCTAAATTGCGGTGCTGAATCACCAACGGTTAGGGTATTCATTAATAGTCCTTATTTTGATTACTTATTTTTCACTTGCTTGCATGTGATTGATTGAACAATCTAACGAAAGTTCTGCTGCGAGTTCATGGATACTGTTTTCAAGCTTAACCAGATCAACTTTTTCAGGCACATTGATGGTGAATAAAATTGTCTGAGTGAGATTATCGTCATCAGCGTGAGAACGAACTGCGGCTAAATCCAGTGAGCGGTCGGCAAGAAACTCGGTAATACGCTTCATGGTACCGCGCTGATCTTGCCCATTTACACTAACTTCAATTCGTGAAATGAAATTCTTAGGGGTGTGCTTAGAGGTACGCTTCATTACCATCAATAATTCAAGCTCAACACTTAAACCAGGTAATAGAGTTTCTATCTTAGTGATGGCAGCCCACGAGCCAGAAATCATCATGATTAAGGTGAATTCGTTTCCGAATAAAGCCATGCGGCTATCAACGATGTCACATTCACATTCACTGGCTAAACGTGATAGACGACTGACTAAACCTGGGCGATCAGCACCCATAGCAGTAACGACCAGATAGTTGGTCATGGATTTTCCTCACTTTTTCGATATCATAGAGCGTAAACTAGCGAGCTAACGCAAAGTTTTTTGCGGGTTGTAATGCTACCATAACTAAAAGAAAACCACATAAGTATGTGTGTATTTGCCTTTAATCTGTTTGAATTATGACTAGTTTAGTGAATATATTTTAATAACTGTTGATTTATAAGGAAATAAAGTTTATTTCTTCTGTAAACAACGTTGATATTTACGCAAATTATTCGCCTATTTTTGGCGAATAGTGAAACGTTTTAGATAAATGCATTTAAGAGCCCCGTTAATGCTTGTCATTAGTAGTAGGCATAAGTAACATAGCGAATCCTGAAACCTTGGGGAATTTAGATGATAAACGGAAGCATCGTTGCCTTAATCACACCAATGAATAGTGATGGCACAGTAGATTACGCGAGTCTTGAAAGGCTGGTAGAGTTTCATATTGACCAAGGCACAGATGCGATTGTCGCCGTTGGGACAACAGGTGAGTCTGCGACTTTACCGATGAAAGAACATGCACAAGTTGTAGCGCAAACGGTTAAGTTTGCTGCAGGACGCATTCCTGTTATTGGCGGAAATGGCGCCAATGCCACTGCCGAAGCTATTGAGCTGACTCAATCTATAGCCGATTCAGGCATCGTAGGCATGTTAGGCGTGACCCCATATTACAATAAGCCAACGCCAAAAGGGCTTATTGCACATTATAAAGCCGTTGCAGCTTGCACAGATATTCCTCAGATTTTATATAATGTACCTGGCAGAACTTCTGTTGATATGTTACCTGAAACCGTCGCTGAATTAGTCTCAGTACCTAATATTATCGGTGTTAAAGAAGCCACTGGCGATTTAACCCGTGTCGCTAAATTGCGTGAATTATGTGGTAATGATTTTAAGCTTTACAGTGGCGATGATGCTACGGCTAGAGATTTCTTATTACTTGGTGGTGATGGGGTCATTTCCGTTGCCAACAATATCGTTCCAAAATCCTTTAAGGCTATGTGCGAAGCTGCTCTGGCTGGCGATTTAGCGTTATCAGAAAGTATAAACCAGCCAATGAAAGGTTTATATGAACACTTGTTCTGTGAAGCAAACCCAATTCCTGTGAAATGGGCCGCTCATCAAATGGGTTTAATTAGCCATGGACATATTCGTTTACCTTTAACTGAACTTTCTGAGCAGTTTCATGGTCTGTTGTTAGAAGCGATGAAGCAAGCCCAGATAGAGGTAAACCAATAAATGTTGAAGCAAGTCACCCCAATTCTCGTTATAGCAGCACTATCTGCATGTAGCACTCCGACAGATCGACGTATTGCAAATGGCAATGATGACTTTGTTAATGCCAAAGCTGCGCCGTTATTAATCATACCTGAAGGGCTTAAAACACCAACTTATGGTAAAGAGTATGATATTCCTGAGCCAGGTAGTGAAGTTAATAAAGAACTGGTTGGTAAGCGTTTAGATATTCGTCCTCCATTACTTGTATTGCCGATGTCTGAAGGCACACGTGTGGAAGAGGGCAGCGATAATATTAAAGTTATCGTTGAATCTATCGCAACAACTAAAGACTTAAAACAAGAAGTGTTTGAAAACTTAAAAGGCTTCTTAAATAAGTACGAAGTGCCAATTGAAAAAGAAGATTACGAAGAAGGCGTTATAGAAACAGGCTGGATTGAAAACCGTGAGGTGATTGATTCAAGTTGGTTTGGTGAAGATAAAGTTTACTTATTACGCCAACGCTACCGTTACGATGTAGATGTTAGTCCTCATGGCCGTTCAGGTAGTATGAGCATTGATCTTATCGAACATGAAGAATCTTACGACGGTGAAGACCAAGAAGTATTCTTAAGTGGTGAAGATAAACGTCGCTACACAATAGATATGCTGAATAACTCTATTGCTTACATGAGTATTACTCGTGATAAGCAAATTAAAGCTGACCGTATCGAGCAGAGTCTAGGTATTACTTTAGATTTAGTGGCAGAAACTGAAGATAAAGGTGCTTATTGGATTGCTGAAGCGGATTACAGTAAAACTTGGGACCGTCTACGAATAGTTTTACCAGAGCTTGGTTTTGATATAGTCGATATGAATAATGCTGAAGGCTTATTTTATATCGTGCTTGAAGAAAGCGGAGGATTCTGGAGCTCATTATGGGGTGATGAAAAGTTACCTTTAGAGCGCGGTAATTACCGTGTTGAGCTAGAGCCTACAGAAGATAAACAGCAAACGAAGATTTTTGCTAAAAATGCCGTAGGTGATCCATTATCAAATGAAGTCATCACTGAAGTATACCGAGTACTTAGCGATGCCATGGAAGCTGACCGTAAGGTGAGATAATCACCCATTATTGTTTGTTTTGCTTCACTGACATACATACTTACAAAGAGACACATTTATGTGTCTCTTTTTTTTTATGCTAGAAATGCCAATTGAGTTGGCGAAAACGCTAGGTTTACATGACAGGTTAGGATAATCCACCAAAAGTGAACTTAGATTCAGGTTATTTCGTACTGAAGTTAAATGTTAATTAAATGTGTAATTTGTAAGTAAAGGTAAAACGCCTTGATACCGAGTTACCGCTAGGTAAACTAACGTTTGCCACAAAACTGATACTCGCTAACATCAAACCTCTTTCGATAGAGGGATGAACGGAATAACGATGAAAAAAACAATTATATTACTCGTAGCATTAGCTCTGGCTTGGTTTGGTTATCAATCAACCTTGGCTCCTGAAAAATCTAATCAACGTGTCAAACCTATCCCTAATGTCGTTGTGGCTAAAGTTGCCATGCTTCCTGTCCGTGACGAAGTTGAAGCGATTGGAACAAACAAAGCGTTTGAGTCGATAACCATTACCCCGAAAGTCACTGAGCAGGTCGCGAGCATTAATTTTAATGATGGTGATATTGTTTCTAAAGGTGATTTATTAGTACAACTAAGAAATCGTGAGCAAGTTGCAAAAGTAAGAGCTGCTGAAGTCAAAGTTACTGATAACCTTCGTGAACTTGACCGTATTAGAAGCCTAGTAAC from the Shewanella japonica genome contains:
- the dapA gene encoding 4-hydroxy-tetrahydrodipicolinate synthase; the encoded protein is MINGSIVALITPMNSDGTVDYASLERLVEFHIDQGTDAIVAVGTTGESATLPMKEHAQVVAQTVKFAAGRIPVIGGNGANATAEAIELTQSIADSGIVGMLGVTPYYNKPTPKGLIAHYKAVAACTDIPQILYNVPGRTSVDMLPETVAELVSVPNIIGVKEATGDLTRVAKLRELCGNDFKLYSGDDATARDFLLLGGDGVISVANNIVPKSFKAMCEAALAGDLALSESINQPMKGLYEHLFCEANPIPVKWAAHQMGLISHGHIRLPLTELSEQFHGLLLEAMKQAQIEVNQ
- the bamC gene encoding outer membrane protein assembly factor BamC — its product is MLKQVTPILVIAALSACSTPTDRRIANGNDDFVNAKAAPLLIIPEGLKTPTYGKEYDIPEPGSEVNKELVGKRLDIRPPLLVLPMSEGTRVEEGSDNIKVIVESIATTKDLKQEVFENLKGFLNKYEVPIEKEDYEEGVIETGWIENREVIDSSWFGEDKVYLLRQRYRYDVDVSPHGRSGSMSIDLIEHEESYDGEDQEVFLSGEDKRRYTIDMLNNSIAYMSITRDKQIKADRIEQSLGITLDLVAETEDKGAYWIAEADYSKTWDRLRIVLPELGFDIVDMNNAEGLFYIVLEESGGFWSSLWGDEKLPLERGNYRVELEPTEDKQQTKIFAKNAVGDPLSNEVITEVYRVLSDAMEADRKVR
- a CDS encoding cation:proton antiporter; its protein translation is MVEHITGMLALIGVLSLLCQWLGWKFRLPAILPLLLCGLLLGPGLDILNPDAIFGDLLFPIISLGVAVILFEGALTLNFKEIKDHGRMVTNLVTFGAFITWACIAPAAHWLLGFEWPMAMLFGALVVVTGPTVIVPMLRTVRPKSNLASILRWEGIVIDPIGAILAVLVYEYIAVAAAADPTTHVLSALGMTLLLGFGMGAIAGYLIGIALRTNVFPHYLKNTAVLTLMLGMFVGSNLLQEESGLLTVTVMGIWLANMRGVDIADILEFKETLTVLLISALFILLAARLNSTAMLDLGWGGVGVLLVVLFIARPLSIWISGIGTSLSRADKWFLSWVAPRGIVAAAISSLFAIKLEAIGVNGASSIVPLVFLIIIGTVVIQSLTASPWAKFLGVKADSSQGLLLFGASKFSRELAKVLTDKNVKVVLADNNWDNIRQARMANIPVYFGNPASEHAENFMDLSGIGRVLILSPYRQLNPLVSFHFQDLFGVKKVYGLNNAEGGSARHQLSESYLKRLCLFGESVSYARIASYMSKGAVIKVTNITENFTLTHFRERYGETAMPLIYLTKEQKVKIVTGEDTDLPVGIELISLLPQEAQEQAIIQRNLAEAEEQANKAAQKTLDSQEQTAVLNNEEAPTEQTLTAVDSEGDAEADTTVNNAINEKDETKQ
- the bcp gene encoding thioredoxin-dependent thiol peroxidase → MNTLTVGDSAPQFSLQNQFDETVSLSDALKNGPVLVYFYPKASTPGCTVQAQGLRDSKAELANHNVTVFGLSPDPVAKLLKFNDKQELNFSLLSDEDHAVADAFGVWGEKKFMGKIYDGIHRLSFLIGQDGKVAHVFDKFKTKNHHEVVLSVLAEQ
- a CDS encoding glycine cleavage system protein R, with the protein product MTNYLVVTAMGADRPGLVSRLSRLASECECDIVDSRMALFGNEFTLIMMISGSWAAITKIETLLPGLSVELELLMVMKRTSKHTPKNFISRIEVSVNGQDQRGTMKRITEFLADRSLDLAAVRSHADDDNLTQTILFTINVPEKVDLVKLENSIHELAAELSLDCSINHMQASEK